Proteins encoded in a region of the Terriglobales bacterium genome:
- a CDS encoding prohibitin family protein — protein MTNYGFGDKRVIDVGGSSILRAVGLALAAVLVLVVVFSGVTSVPSGHVGVLTLFGRVTGETLPEGIHLINPLKSNNVMSVRTQEIKESASVPSAEGLVMALDTSLIFHLNPEKAAEVYQKIGPNYPAVVIEPNLRAAIREATASHSANALYSGEREKVAREIYNSMKSQLEQRGIGIESILLRDIQLPAALKQSIEAKQQAEQESLAMSFRLQKERQEADRKRIEAEGIRDFQHTVAQGISPELLTWKGIEATEKLADSKNSKVIVIGSSKSGLPIILGQ, from the coding sequence ATGACAAACTATGGTTTTGGCGATAAGCGCGTCATTGACGTCGGCGGGTCTTCCATCCTTCGTGCGGTCGGCCTGGCGCTGGCCGCTGTCTTGGTCTTGGTGGTGGTGTTCTCCGGAGTCACCAGCGTGCCTTCGGGGCATGTCGGGGTGCTCACCCTGTTCGGCCGCGTCACCGGCGAAACCCTGCCCGAAGGCATCCACCTCATCAACCCGCTCAAGTCTAATAACGTGATGAGCGTTCGCACCCAGGAGATCAAGGAATCGGCCAGTGTGCCCTCCGCCGAAGGCCTGGTGATGGCGCTCGACACCTCGCTCATCTTCCATCTCAATCCCGAAAAGGCGGCGGAGGTCTATCAGAAGATCGGGCCCAATTACCCCGCGGTGGTCATCGAGCCGAACCTGCGTGCCGCCATCCGCGAAGCCACCGCGTCCCACTCCGCGAATGCTCTTTATAGCGGAGAACGCGAGAAGGTCGCCCGCGAGATCTACAACTCCATGAAGAGCCAACTGGAGCAGCGCGGCATCGGCATCGAGAGCATCCTGTTGCGCGACATCCAGCTGCCGGCCGCGCTGAAGCAGTCCATCGAGGCCAAGCAGCAGGCCGAGCAGGAGTCGCTCGCCATGTCGTTCCGCCTGCAGAAGGAGCGCCAGGAGGCCGACCGCAAGCGCATCGAGGCCGAAGGCATCCGCGACTTCCAGCACACCGTCGCCCAGGGCATTAGCCCGGAGTTGCTGACCTGGAAGGGCATCGAAGCCACCGAGAAACTGGCTGACAGCAAGAACAGCAAGGTCATTGTCATCGGCAGCAGCAAGAGCGGGTTGCCGATCATCCTCGGCCAGTAG